The Rhodopirellula halodulae sequence CGAGCTGAATTGTCTGCCAAGCAATTGCGAACCTGATCAACCGTCATCCACTGGTGCGCAGACACCTCAGCGGGGTTGCAGGTGACAGGCGTGTCCTCGGCAACCTTGCTGAGCGTACCGTAGTAAGCTTTGCCCTGCATCGGACGGATAGAAAACTCCACATCCCGACTGCCTTCTCTCTCGGGGATAGATTTGCGTCCCAACCACGTCGAACGCCGGAAGTGCATTTGTTTGCGACTAATCCCCAATTCGATGTCCAAACACCGTTCCGTGGCTTCTTCGACCGACACATTGGGTGCGATGCCTTCCTGCGGTGGCATCCAAACGTTTCGCCCAGCCGCCGGTTGAACGAACAGATACGCATCCCGCTCCAAAGATTGGATCAAGCAGATCGCGACCGGCCGGTATCCCAACAAGCGTTCACGAGTCGGTCGATCGTACGCCAGCTTTCCAGCAACTTTGATCCAATCGAGCATCTATCGCATCCCTTTGATCCAGCACAAAACCTTGAGCCAGAATCGTAGCTGCCGAACGTGACTCTGCCGATGCCAGTGCTGGCACCTCAACGTCCAACAAAGACCCGATCGACGGCATCGATTGACGATTGCCTTCTCACCGCCATCAACGAATTGCAGCCGAAGAGTCACATCGCAAGCACAAGGCGAGACCCGACGCATTGGCCGAGCAGTTAGAATCGTCTTCACCGAAGAGATCAAAAGCTCGAGGTTCGCACACGTTGAAGCTCGATACTACTCACCAGAAATGAAACCCATGTCGCATTCGAAATCTTGTTGTTGGCGTTCATCAGCAACGCTTGTTGCAAGTTGGCTCTTGGCTGCCGCGTGGCTACCAGGTGCCAACGTTTCAGCTCAGTGGTCAGGATGGATGGGCGACTCACGTGATAACCGCCCCTCAAACGTCCAACTGCCCGAAGACTTTCAATCGACGAAGCCCAAACTCGTCTGGGAAGCTGATGCTGCCGGTGGATACTCCGGACCGGCAGTGGTTGGCGAATCCCTGTTCCTGACAGACTATCAAACGAATGATGACAACACGGTCACCAACTTCGAACGCAAAAATGTGACGGGTGTCGAAAGAGTTCGGTGTCTGGACGCAGCCACCGGAACCGAAAAATGGAGCTTCAGCTATCCGGTCTCCTACACCATCTCCTATCCCGCCGGCCCGCGTGTGACACCGACCGTTGAAGAGGATCGTGTTTATACGCTTGGTGCAGAAGGCGACTTGTATTGTTTCGATGTCCAGTCGGGAGACATTCGATGGAACAAAAAGCTTCCCCAGGAATACAAGACCAAGGCTGCTTTGTGGGGCTATGCAAGCCATCCATTGATTGACGGTGACAAATTGGTCTGTGTGGTCGGCGGAGACGGGACTCACACCGTTGCCTTTAACAAATCGACCGGCGAAGAGATCTGGCGATACGGCTCCGCAAGCGAACAAGGATACGTCCCGCCCACGTTGATCCAGACGGGCGGCACTCGGCAGTTGATCACGGCAAGCAAGGATTGGGTTTCTAGTCTGAATCCTGACACCGGGGACGAGTACTGGTCGGTGCCATACGAGGCAACCAACGGTTCGATCATCATGTCACCCGTGACGACCACCATTGAAGGCAAGCACTACCTGTACCTGGCAGGCTACTCGAACAAGAATTTGCTGTTGGAATTGGCAATGGATCAACCAACCGTCAAAGTCGTTTGGCAAGACCTTCATCGTCAAGCAATCGCTCCCGTGAATGTCCAGCCCATGGTTGAAGGCAACATGCTCTACGGATTCGACCAAAAAGGAACCTTCATCGGAGCAGAACTGCCTTCGGGGGAACGCCTCTGGGAAACGGCGTTGCCACTCGCCGAGCGACCGGTGCAAACGGGCACGGCGTTTCTTATCTCACCGCAGGGCGATGACCGCTACGCTCTCTTTACAGAACAAGGCGACCTGGTATTGGCGGACCTCAGTCCGAAAGGGTTTCGTGAGATCGATCGAACGCATTTGATCGAGCCGGCGGGAGTCGCTTTTGGACGAAAAGTTGTCTGGAGTGCTCCCGCTTACGTCGGCTCACGGATCTATGTTCGCAATGACAAACAAGTGCTTTGCTACGACCTGGGAAGCTGAGCGGATCTCTTCGTGGTAGACGCATCACGAGCAAGGACGCTTCTCGAAATGCCTCGCCGATCGCGTCCATCGACCGCTCGGTACCACAGAGAGAAACCTTGAGTCCTACATTTTCTATAGGGTCGTCGATTCCAATTCGAGGAGCACTCCATGAACGTTGCGTTGTATGCAATACGAGAATGCATTGCCACAAAGCGTTTTGATTCGGCAATGACAATGTTCGATTTTTCATTGCGTTCAGTCCGCTGATCTCAGCGACAACGCCAAAGATGTCAATTGGTTCATGCTGGCTTGGAAGTTGGTTTCGTGATGAAAGTTTTGCTTCAGACGCTGCTACTTGGTTGTCTGGCTGCAGGCGGTTTGGCAGCAGACTTGCGCGCCGAACGTTTCAACGTGGGACCAGATGATGACTGGTTCTCGCTACTCAACGGAGACGCTCTGCAACCCGGTGACACTGTGTCGCTGCAATCTGGTATCTACAGCGATTCAAGGCGGCTGGTGCTTTCGCACCGCGGCACACCAGCCAGTCCAATTGTCATCCAAGCAATGGGGGGTGCTGAGGTGGTGTTTCGCCGACCCGATGCCCGGCAGAACACATTCAACCTCGAAGGAGCTCAATATCTAACCCTTCGAGGTTTGTCGATCACCGCTGGTGCGGCTGGGATCAGAATCCGCGGCACAACAAACCATCCGGCCAAAGCGATCACAGTGGAGGAGATGCACATCCACCACATCAATGGTGTTGCGGTCACCTGCAACCATCCAGGCGACGACTATTCCGGGATGATCTTTCGCCGGAACCACATTCATCACACCGCGGGACACGGCGAGGCGTTCTATCTGGGCGGCAACAATGGATCGGCCATCTTCCATGATTCCGAGGTGAGCGAGAATTACATTCATCACTTGGACGCTCCCGAAATCAGTCAAGGAGATGGGATCGAGATCAAGCAAGGCAGCTACGGCAATTTGGTCGCACGCAATGTGATCCATAACACCAACTATCCCGCAATCACCGTCTATGGTGCGTCAGGACGGACGGTGAATCGAGTCGAAGAGAATGTGATTTGGAGCACGAATGACAGTGCCATGCAAGTCGCTGCTGACTGCGTGGTCCGCGGCAACTGGATTGCGAACGAAGGGCACTGTCTTTACAGCCGAAATCACCAGCAAGCGGTGGTCGGAAATCTGGACATTGATGGCAACATCCTCATCGCCAAAGGAACCGCATCCGCCATCCGGATCATCCACCCTCGCGACTCATCAGGATCCAATCAACTCAGTGGACCAGTCCGCATTCATCGCAACCGAATTGTCGTGAGTGAACCAGCTACCGCCATTCGTATTCCAAACGACAAGCTCATCCAAACCGGTGACAATGTTGTCAATGAAGTGCGTCTCGAACAGCGGAACGTGACCGCAAGCATGATTGAGCCGTCAGCGTTGTCCTCTGTTCTCACCGCCGAGCATCCCGTCTGGAAGGTCCTGACGAACGCTGACCTACTGAGGCAATTCCAGGCACGTTGCACCAAGCAGACTGACTGAATTGGTCTAGTCTGCCGAGCATCCCTTTGGCAATCTTCGCCTGGTCCCGCATTCACTGATAACTCAGATTTCTCAAAACCGCCTGGGCCTGTTTCTGACAGCCAAGTTTACAGCGGAAGCACCATTCCCGCATTGAAGCAGTGTTATCAGCGATCAAGAGAAGGCCCCGGTCCACTAAAGCCGCGAGTTAGTTTTTTCGATGGGGTACGTTTGAGACTTCAATCGGCGATCCGATCGGCCCGAATGTGACTCGGTCACGATCCCCGCTTGAATTGGATTTACTTGTAGTTCAAGCCTTCATCTTTAAAGGCTCGTTTGACGTGATGAAGCGTGGGATGCTTCTTCACGATTCTCTCGGCCGCGTCGTTCGCAAGGCGTTCACCTTTTTCACCACCGATCGCAACTCGGAGTTCTGACAGCAACTTTGCTGCTTGCTGGTAACTGGTTGTCGACCGCTTTTGGATCAGCTTTTCCGCTTCCGATATCGCTGCAGATGGATCTTCGCGTATTTTCGCAAGGCGTTTCTTCAGTTTGCGTTGCTCAGCGGCCAGCTCTCGTTTCTTTCTTTGGTCGGATTCTGCAGAGGCTTGTTCTCGAAGCTCGGCAAGCGTTCGAGTGCCCTCCGTTGTTGGCCACGTCTCCATGCCGGAAGCGTTTCGAATGGCGGCTAACGACTCGGCTCGAACAGCGACTGCATCTCCTTCAAGGACTCGCCGCATGAGCTTTTGAAGATCGCCACGAGATTGCTCGGTCAGCCACGCGTCGAAACTCGCTTCTCCGTCACTAGGGCGGTTGGTCGCATCAGAAGATTGGGTGCTGGCCGCGGCAAGTAAATCACGATCAATTTGATAGAAGTCGGCAAACTCAGCGAGCTCAGCCGGTAAGCTTTTCAGTCCAGCAGGTACGGGTGGTTCGAGGTCATCTTCATCCCAGTTGAAAGCAAGCCAACCTAGATAGAACGCCCGGATATCGCCAGCCATCAAGGCTTCGCGAATTCTCGGTAGCTGCTCCGTAAGATGGTCGAATTCGAAATAGTCTTCGGCGTAGGTTCCAGCGTCACCATCGGGCTGGATTGACAGCACGCCTCCCTTTCCGCGTTTGTCTTTCTTCCATTCAATGCGATACTTCATCGCGTACTCGTTGAATTGTTTCTGTTGCATCGGCAATCCAAATGGCAGCCGGAACATCAGCTTGCGAATCCCGAAGTTTGCGTAGTGCAGGTGCACGTCGTACCCACGCCGCATCATCTCAAGTGCATCGCCGCGAAAGTCACCGTAGTGGTACTCGTTCTGAAAGCTCCAACGTGTGACCTCTGCCCGCGTCGACTGGTCCTGCATGTATTCGAGTTGCTTGTCGTTCAACGGCTTATCCACCGCGGCGAAGTGGATGTACTGATACTCACTCATTGTTCGTGACTCCGTTGCATTGCGGACGCTCAATCGACTGCAAGGTGATGGGCATCACTTCACAATTCAAGATGAATAGAGTTTTTGCACGGTTTCCATCGGCAGGAATAGATGGGACTTCATCTTCAGTAGCGAGATGAATCCGAATCTCGAATAGAAATCCGCGGCCGATTTGTCTTTCGCATCAACGACGACAACCGCGGCGGCGATCTCTTTCGCCGATCGGGCACAACGTGATAAGGCGTCTGCGAGGAGCAATCGCCCAAGTCCTGGATGCCCTACATCGCGGGCTAAACGCCCGATCAAAATTCCGGGTACCTGTGGATAGCGAGGTAAACTCTTAACTGCTTCCTCGGGCAGGCCCCTCAGTTCCACCGATGTTGCGCAAAGTGTGTAGTAGCCGACGACACGATTGGGTTCCCCCGACGCCGTGAAAACGATAACTGCGGCCACTTTCCGGTTGACGTCTTGGCTAGCGAATCGCACCAAGTAGTCGTTGAGAACATCGACGCCGCAATCAAAGTCTTTTCGATTGTGCTTTTTGGTGAGTGCCTCGCAAACGTATTCGCTCACCGACTTGTCACCTTCTTGCGATGTTCCTTCGCGGCAGCTCGCAGCTCTTTGTTTGGTGACGGTGGTGATAGAAGTGCATCGACAAGCATACGGCTCTGGGTTCGGTCAAGCTGAACCCGCTCGTGCTCTTCAATAACCGCCTTGGCAGCTTGTTCCGCGTTGCCCAGCACAAAATCGGACACACTGCGCCCAAGATAGGCTGCAGCGCGCTCAATAAGCGCCTTCTGCTCAGTGGAGAGTCGTGTCTCAATGCGGGCGGATTTGGTTTCCATCGCTATTTCCCGAAATCGGATTGTTACAGCCTCTTAAGTGTACGGCAGAATTCCGTACAAGGCAAGCTGATTTTATAGGAAGCAAAACGGCGATCTACGTCACGCTCTGTGATCTGAAACAGCCTCCGCTAAAATACGATTCTCATTACATGCGACTCGATTGCATCCACACTGTTTCTGGAACCATTCCTTATGCATTCGCCCGCGGTCACGGCCATCTATGCGCGGAAGTCTCGTCCGAACGAGAGTGTGCTTGGTTCCTGTGAAGTGCAAGCAGCCATCTGTCGTGACACCGCCGAGGCGTTCAGCTGGGAGATCAAAGAAGTCTTCGCCGATGATGGTGGTTCGAGCGAAACGCTGGATCGGCCTGCGATGTCTCGACTGATCGAGCAGATTGAGCTGGGCGTGATTCGACGACTGATCGTGGATCGTGCAGATCGATTGTCACGCAAACTCCACGTGACTGCCCAACTGATGGAACTGTTTGATCGCTATGAAGTGGATTTGATTGTCGTCAC is a genomic window containing:
- a CDS encoding NUDIX domain-containing protein, with product MLDWIKVAGKLAYDRPTRERLLGYRPVAICLIQSLERDAYLFVQPAAGRNVWMPPQEGIAPNVSVEEATERCLDIELGISRKQMHFRRSTWLGRKSIPEREGSRDVEFSIRPMQGKAYYGTLSKVAEDTPVTCNPAEVSAHQWMTVDQVRNCLADNSARKQELLRVLFAKLVQVEL
- a CDS encoding PQQ-binding-like beta-propeller repeat protein; amino-acid sequence: MSHSKSCCWRSSATLVASWLLAAAWLPGANVSAQWSGWMGDSRDNRPSNVQLPEDFQSTKPKLVWEADAAGGYSGPAVVGESLFLTDYQTNDDNTVTNFERKNVTGVERVRCLDAATGTEKWSFSYPVSYTISYPAGPRVTPTVEEDRVYTLGAEGDLYCFDVQSGDIRWNKKLPQEYKTKAALWGYASHPLIDGDKLVCVVGGDGTHTVAFNKSTGEEIWRYGSASEQGYVPPTLIQTGGTRQLITASKDWVSSLNPDTGDEYWSVPYEATNGSIIMSPVTTTIEGKHYLYLAGYSNKNLLLELAMDQPTVKVVWQDLHRQAIAPVNVQPMVEGNMLYGFDQKGTFIGAELPSGERLWETALPLAERPVQTGTAFLISPQGDDRYALFTEQGDLVLADLSPKGFREIDRTHLIEPAGVAFGRKVVWSAPAYVGSRIYVRNDKQVLCYDLGS
- a CDS encoding right-handed parallel beta-helix repeat-containing protein translates to MKVLLQTLLLGCLAAGGLAADLRAERFNVGPDDDWFSLLNGDALQPGDTVSLQSGIYSDSRRLVLSHRGTPASPIVIQAMGGAEVVFRRPDARQNTFNLEGAQYLTLRGLSITAGAAGIRIRGTTNHPAKAITVEEMHIHHINGVAVTCNHPGDDYSGMIFRRNHIHHTAGHGEAFYLGGNNGSAIFHDSEVSENYIHHLDAPEISQGDGIEIKQGSYGNLVARNVIHNTNYPAITVYGASGRTVNRVEENVIWSTNDSAMQVAADCVVRGNWIANEGHCLYSRNHQQAVVGNLDIDGNILIAKGTASAIRIIHPRDSSGSNQLSGPVRIHRNRIVVSEPATAIRIPNDKLIQTGDNVVNEVRLEQRNVTASMIEPSALSSVLTAEHPVWKVLTNADLLRQFQARCTKQTD
- a CDS encoding type II toxin-antitoxin system TacA family antitoxin yields the protein METKSARIETRLSTEQKALIERAAAYLGRSVSDFVLGNAEQAAKAVIEEHERVQLDRTQSRMLVDALLSPPSPNKELRAAAKEHRKKVTSR